The Sphaerodactylus townsendi isolate TG3544 linkage group LG02, MPM_Stown_v2.3, whole genome shotgun sequence DNA segment aaaaatccctgaatctTGAACATTAAATTGGAAATATAtatcacagggctattgtgaggataaaatggaaaaggggaagatgtgtataagtcactttgaggaagggaaaaaacctaaataaatattgtgtccagttttgAAATTAAGATAgaaatccccactggggagaaaggtgggatataaaggaaataaataaataaatattaccctAGAAGTCAGACCTTTCTGGCTATTCACTTGATACTGTTAAGGAGGTTTTTTGGCTATGTTATTGATCTGATTTATTTTATCTTGGTTAGCttttgttgttttgaattttgttgcCTAGCTTAAGGGTGTAGTTGTGCTGGAAGAGTACAGGCctgaaatatttttgaatgaATAAGTAAAAATGTGAAATCAATTGGCATTACTGGTAAACTTCCTAACTGGGTTCACAAAGCCAAACTCAGCTCTATGAGCAGCTTATAATTCCTGCACATTTCCCCAACGTCTTTAGTATAGTTTTATGACGCATTCGTGTCTCTTACGTACCACAGGCTATTTTGCATGCTTACCCCACACACAAAGCATTCAGGGTGCCAGACAGCATTTAGGGCTGACAGGTATCGATCCAAAACTGGCAGGTCACAGCCTTTGCATTTGGGAGAGAAAAGGGTCAGGTAATCTCTCTGGCAGTATGGCTTCCCATCCTTTTCATGGAAACCTATGGGGGCAGACATAGGAAGGTTACTATGAAGGATTCATCATACAAAGTTCAAAACAAACCATCTTTCTGCTTGGAGAACATGGAGGGAAGGTATCCTCCAATACTGTGAAACTTTCATACTAATTCAAAAAGTCACTTGCACTTCCAATACCAAAGCAAGATCCATCATGCCCAGACCCTTAGGACTGCTGTTCATCGATGTCTTTCAGCCTTCCTGACCACTTGTAAATTAAACATATCCTATATAGACATAATAAGTGTAGCATGAGAAAAAATCAGGGTGTGTCATAAATGGGAAGCAGCAAACACAAAGGTGCTCTGATGGTCATTTCTTGTTATCTGGTACAGGAAACCCATGCAATGTCCAAATCAAATCAGAGTCTACTCTCTAGAGCACTGCCTGTCCTAGACAGAAAAAATGGGAGTTGTCAAATACTTATCACAATAAATGTCTGACAGATTGTGCTCTGCTTGATCAATCCCCAGTTATGCAAGACCACTCAAAGGTATCACAACAGGATAATCTATACAGAGTCTCACTTTATAAAGGGTAAAAAGAGTCATCCTAATTAGATGCAATGGTTATTGAGAGAAAGGACATTTTCCCATTCTGATCAAGCCTAGACTAATGTTTTGGCCATACATTACATCCATCAAATGAAACATATTTCTTGGATGTCTTCCCCAGGGAAATCTGGAGAGGAAATCAGCAAGGGCCTGGTCACCTTCGACTGTCAAGTGCTGGCTTATGCTTATCAATCCTTAACAATTAATTGTCCTGGCATCTCCTACTCCCACCCCCTACAGAAAATTAAAAGAGAGCCAACATAAGTGTAGATATATAATGGAAGTATATCAAAATCCATGGATTAAAGATAATCCATATTTCTTTGTCTGCTTCCCACCCCAGAAGCCTTCATGACATCAATAGTCAAGAGCCTGGCTTACCTGGGGCTACTTTTCCTATGAGGGATATAATATATATGCATGTTAACCCTCTTGCTTTGGTACAGAGGTGAAATGCTGACCTGCTGTTTTCCAAGTAGTGCCACATGAAATGGCAGAGTTGACTGTACGCTCTAATCAGTTTGTGTTGACTGATTGTTCTATGGAGGACCAGGGAGTAAAGTTCTCAATGTTCTCTTTGTCTTCAGCTGCTTTATTTCCCTGGGGCTCCTTCCTTGAGAGTGTAAAGTTCAATGAGCCTTTGTGGTCAAGAGATTCCTTCATCTGATCTGCTTGGTTTCTGTTTCACAAAAACACTTCTCTTTTGACTCAAACATATTTTTTCTTGGAAGGCTCATTATTGCATAATTAGTGAGTAGATGTTCTAGCCAGGTATAATGTTTTCTCCTTAATATCAAAATGTAGCCTCTCCATGAAGTTTAGACTGTTGACACCACTGTGTTAATGCATTCTGAGTTAATGCATACTGTGTTAATGCATACTGATTCCAAGAGCAGTAGTCTTGCACAAACAGAATCATGTCATAGCAGGGTCACAGATTTGCTGAACACTTGCAATGACAATGCTCTTGAGATGCTTACAGCCTAACCGGGGAACAATCCATTATTGCACAAATAACTTTTTGCACCAGAACTTGGGAGATGAGCCATCAAACCAAGGATTAAGAAACTATTACCAGTGTGTGCAAATTTCTCAAAGTTGCTTCTTCTAGCATGAAGCAATACAGTGGAAAGTAATTCCCAGGAGAAGTTGCTATTGATGACAAAGAGTGGTTACCATGAGTTAGCAAAAGGAACCAGCCCATTTAAAGTGTGGGAAGGAAGTGGATTCATCAGCAAAACTTTTTACTTTAGTTATAATTAGCAGTTTGGGGACCTGAGCTCACCACTAAGTGCTCAGAGGTCCACTAGGGGCCCAATTACTGAAGTGAGCTCTTGGGAACATATTAGTTCAAGTTTGTTATCAAAGTCTCACAATGGACTTGAGTATGTTTATGATCTTCTAATGACTTCTCCCAATGAAAGAAAATAATGTCTCTGACATGCCATTCAACTAGGAACAAATTTAACTTTcacgcacagacacacacatgcacgATATGGTCACACTCCCAGAAAAGAAATACAAGACTTTCTAAAATAGAACTTATGATTAACTGTACAGGAAGAATGACCAGTAGTACTATAATGATTCCAAACacaagctctgaagaactggccATGTTGATAAGAACATAGCAGAAAGCGACCTTGGGTCACAGTGAGAACTTCAATGAAAATATCAACCATGTGTGCCACattagtgaaaaaggcaaactttatgctgaaGATggttaggaaagggattgaaaataaagccAATAGTACAATACTCTGCCCTGTATAAATCCATGGTGCAGCGTCATttagaatactgtgtccagttctggtcaccatatctcaaaaaggacatcacagagttggaaaaagGACAGAAGAGGGTAtaacagaggtttataaaattatgtacagGGTAAAAAGAATAGACAGCGagatctttttctccctcttccaaaacATCGGTACTTGAACTCAAAGTAGATTCAGGACTGacaacaggaaacacttctttatttGAGTTATTTAAATTTGGAATTTGCTGCAAGAAGATGTAGTAAGTGGCCACAggtatagatggctttaaaagtgcTTTAGATTGATTCACAGAAGATAGATTCATAAGTACCTACTAGCCACAATGGCTAAAGGGAATCTACAtactgaataccagtgccaggaggcaacattggAGAAGGCCTTGCCTTGTGGTTCACCTTTCACAgtaactagttggccactgtgtgagacaggatgctggactagatgggccactggtctaatccatcagggctcttctctTGTTCATATACGGACAGGTTCTCATCTTAAATTTCTATATATAAATACTCATGTAGAATAAAAAGCTCAAGAAATGTTAGAGCTGGCTATTTGTCCTTTGATCATTCATCCTCTGATTCATCACCTAATGAAATGCCTGTTTCATTTCTGAAATTCTGTCCCAATGTAAATTCTCACCAGGGTTAATAAgaatcaactttaaaaaaaattaaaaatcagatttttaaaatttaaattggattttaaataaaatgcttttttcagGGGAAAATCTATCAAGataatttaaatagttttctattcaAGATACATTATAGTGCAAAGGTTATTCACTATgaaataaagattatttttaattatgtagcatgtaGCATaaatatattcatgcaatgtttacatTTCTTGGTAAATGAACTCCATTAATCCATTTGTTATGCTCTTCCAAAGgtttctgtaaaattattttgggcaATATTTCTGTCTAGAAGATAATCACAGGTGCTTggtttttagggttgccagctctgggttgggagatacttggagattttgggtgtgcAACCCaaaaagggcagggtttggggaggggtatagtcagagatgggatccaaccagttctcaccacttctctagaagtggttactaattttttctgagtgccgagaaggggttactaaagcaacctccctgcccaataggaactggaggtccgtgtgtgcagcggtgccactgtttgaatcccaccaccattggaacctgttattaaaatttttggatcccaccactgggtatagtgtcacagagtccaccttccaaagcagtcattttctgcaaGTGAACTggtctgtcacctgaagatcagttgaaatAGTGAGAAATATCCAGTCACTACCTGAAGGACGGCAACTGtattggttttgcagttctcacatctgcagagataacatatcccttcttcacagcaaaaatattaaaaaatagacAGAGTTCAGAAAAAGACCTCAATTCCATTGTTCCTTTGTAATCccatgtacacagaatcaacctcTTACCTCTTAaatgctaagtttcaagaagttcaattaATAGAAGATTGTtagagtggaatagatctgcacaaggagctaagggTGTGGAAGAAGGgtcaagcagtaaaaatgaaagtgaaaactTTTGAACTAAATACTTCACGAGTCTTGGAATTTTGTGTGTCAGGGAAGGGTCAGGgaattgggggaagggaagggggaaaataacAGACCATCATTCCCAAACATCTTCCCACAGGAGGCACAAAAGAAGTGCTCTGGGTGCCAGGTCTGATCCATGGCTGTAAGAACTTTctgcaaagagaagaaaaagggcaATTGAATTCCAGTATTAAAAAATCATGATGGTTAAAAGAGTAACAACAGTGGAACAGGAGGACAAAGGCAAACAGAGTGGATAGTCTCCAGCCTGGCCTCAGCTCTGATATGACATACCTCTTGAATAGGTGCAGTACAGTAAGCACAGCGAGGGGAGAAGAGCTGATGATAATCATCCTGGCAGTATGCCTTGCTGTCCCGTTCAAAGAAGGGTTGACCACCCATTTCTTTTCTACAGTGGGCACAAGTGAAATGTTCTGGGTGCCATGTCTGTCCCAGTGCTGTGACCACCTAAAAATGAGCAGGCACCATATAAACTTCTTGTAGAGGATGTAGTGCTGAAACACACTTTCCTTTCCAGTGAAATGTCTGTCCAGAAAAAGAAATGTTCCCAAAGGGTTTGAACGAGGAGCCTACAGAGCTGAGCAACTAACAGATCCTTCTTGGTTGAGAACATAAAACCCATAGCAGTAAAAATAGAAATGGTGGTATGACTCATCTCTGACTGATTTTTGGTCATGTTCAAAAATTCAACCATTTCAGAAGTGTGTCATTCAGTTTGTTAATGAGATGATGGTTGTAATTTTTCCCTCAACCCAACTATTCCAGAAGAGGCTTTAACTTGTTCCATTTTGCTGCTATTGCCAATTTAGCTGTGTTGAGCAAGCTCCAAACCAGTTCTACGTCTGAAAGAGAATCTGCCCTTTTAAATAACCCAGCAGAATAAAATGTAGAATACTGTATTATTGACTAAATTAACATATTATAAAAAGGGGCCAGAGAAATAAttttctacagtggaacctcagttttcgttggtaattcgtctgaaaagaattgatgaaaactgaaaccgatgaaaactgaaaccgatgaaaactgaggcaaacttttccataggaatcaatgtaaatccaattaattcattctaggcattccaaaaaacataccaaaaacacatttttggtgaataaacatagtgtttaatgctgaaaacagtaacaaacaataacactaggaccaacttcagagccagtggaccaatgtcgcaccagaaagctgtccaaagaggtctgtttctgatgcctcttttaaGATTTATCAGAAATGGGGCatgacattgtcattaaacaagttgcagacacggcctgcaacagctttgtccgggtgatttttcttcacaaatccctgcaccttactgcaaatcgatgaaaaccgaggcaaattgatgaaaaccgaggcaaatttttcactgaaaaaatcgattaaaaccgaaaccgatgaaaaccgaaggcaataaaaaccgaggttccactgtatagttaTCTAAATTTATTGAGCACTGCCTACCGTTTATAATGTTTTGGAATAATAAGGTAAAAGGAGAAAgtattctcttttttgttttatgagTTATTATAATGTCTGTTCTTTCTGCAATTGTATGAAGTTTATTACATTACATATGGTACATTATACTTTTAGAATTCTAGTAATAAAAACTCCCTCAGACATTATAATAACAGGTGACATTCTGCACAGCAGGGTTTTTATTACCTGCGATAAATCAGTGATTATTCATTACAACCTGAGTAGGCCTTAGAGCCACTAGAGAGGATTCATGACCAAGGCCTTCTCACCTTTCCAGTAATAGGCTTGTGGCAGGAAGCACAATTGCCCTTGGGCACAGCAGCCGCACCAAGGTCCTGCAGTCTCTGAGTCAGGCCTTGCAACATGTTGTCTAGGGTGTCAGTGGTATTCTGTTCCCCTGATGATGACTCTACAGGACCTTCTGTCTCATCTGAAGTCTACAGAAAAAACAAATGAGAGCATTTAGCACACTGATCCTTCTCTAAACTTTCTATCTTacctttccaggttttttttcctctgtacCCAGAAGTGGAACATTATTATGCTGGTGAAGGAACTTTGATGtttcatttaattaatttattaaatttctataccacccatcTCTTTGCAGGCTTGGGGGAGTTAACAACATAATACTATGCAATATAAGCAGGTGTACAATATCTAACATAAGTCTGCTTTACACTAATTTACAGAAACGTAAATAAGATGGCAACATAGTTTCCACATTTACCTAAAAATATCATTACACTTTCCCATAGCAGTAAATTGGGTTTGGGTGGAAACCACATCTGTCTAGATCAGTCAACCACCACCAATGGTATAACTCACCTATAATAAAGTGAAAGTAAAATAAACTAAGATCACTAAACTAAAATAACATAATGAGGAGTGAAGTGAAGGGGAAGCCCAAAGATGGAAAgttattgctgcctcaaccaatgcctggtggaatagctcttcttgcaggccctgtggaactgtgacaaGTTCTGCAGGACCCTGGTTTCACTCaacagagctttccaccaggtCAATATCAGGGCCAaagaagccctggccctggttgaggcaagccgaATTTCCTTCAGGCCAGAGGCCACAAGCAAATCCCCATTTGCTGATTGTAAAGTCCGTCAGTTGATAGAGTGGAAGGGACAGTTCTGTAAGTACACTGGCTCCAGATTGTTTATGGCTTTGTATATTACTACAAAACCTTGAACTTAATCTGGTACATCACCTGGAGCCagcccagctggcagagcagcagcATAACATGCTCTCACTGCAAGGATCCGATAAGAACCCTCACTGCCACCTGGAGTTTCcggagcaagctcaaggaagcCCTGTgtaaagcaagttacagtaatccaatcaaGAGGTGAtcaaggcatggatcactgtggctaagttgGTTTGGGACAGATGTTTTGTCTGGCATAGATGATAAAATACCACACAGTGTGGTTCATCTGAGCCTCCACTGACAGGGAAGCACCAAGGATCATGCCTAGGTTCCTGATGGATGGAGCAGCAACCAGCTGAAGTGGACAGAAAATGGCAGGGcaactgcagagaaaatgaaaataagaactGGGAGGCGGGAGAAATACAGTATATCCTGCTGCTTTTGTTTGCATAGGCAAGCAGGAGATGTTTTCAACTGTCTTCTGGGGGGGGGACGCtattttagcaatttttgaaaaatctgggttgagagaaataaaacatcctgaaaacattttgggggagggagctgtgcaaacttctgcCTCAAAATGCTACTTATAACgtcctcaagacattatatttctgctgtgtggaaaatacCAGTgtgctctcataagaacataagaacataagagcgagcctgctggatcagaccagagtccatctagtccaacactctgctactcgcagtggcccaccagacacctatgggagctcacatgcaggaggtgaaagcaagggccttctgctgctgctgctgctcccgagcacctggtctgctaaggcatttgcaatctcagatcaaggaggatcaagattggtagccagagatcgacttctcctccatatatttgcccaagccccttttaaagctatccagggtagcggccatcaccacctcctgtggcagcatattccaaacaccaatcacatgttgcgtgaagaagtgtttccttttattagtcctaattcttccccccagcattttcaatggatgccccctggttttagtattgtgagaaagagagaaaaatttctctgtcgacattttctaccccatgcataattttacagacttcagtcgtatcccccctcagacgtctcctctccaaactaaagagtcccaaatgctgcagggCTAGCCAGCCGTGAACCGCTGAAACGGTGGCAGGCTTTGCAAGTCACCTCTCCCATTTACTGTTCTTCCTTACCCTACCTCATACTGTCTTTGCAGCAACTGCTAGGGCCTAACAAAAACAATCCTCACAAATCATTGtccatggctgtttctgcacggtcccTCATCccggtttttcaaaaactgctaaaatgtggatcttttcccaaaatcccaaGTTGAATCGTTTCCGTGCGAAGGCCAtgggagcaaaactgatttatttttccaccctgctgcctgatctccctgctttacatcatgctcaccctgttccagctcactctcaccaAGCACTGCTCACTAgctgagctgcagccagcccagtcctgcagctcctggctcacgttcccaatgggatcctgggaagggaggggtggggaagtgcctgcctggcaggatgctctcattccgtgacagccccaaagaccagtcacatgttatttggtatatcggggCAGGGGGGTTTCAtactgtggtttcctgcacacctttaaatgtggatgggacatagtgctctgcctagtattggtcaaaagttaaTGTAACATAACAATAAGAATAGCTCCTTCAGGAATGTGCAAATGTTGACATTTCATTCCAGACTGTGGGAGTTGCTACTGTTCTTTCTACTAAAGTCAGGAAGGCCATGATTCACCTTGGGCTGCATTGTCCCCAAGCAAGCCAGCAGGTCATCCAGCTGTTGAGCTGCTGAggtggaagaagatgaagagacaAGAGGCTGTGGAGTTGACACTTTGCTGCAGGGGAGGCAAAATCATACTTATGATGGAAGAGAAATACATTCTACAGTTCTAACATTCTTTTTTGCCAAGAACAAacaagccccatccaaagtggtggtggtggacccCCCGCTGGGAGCAGCGGGAGGCTGCagcggcagatttgccctctctggaaCACTTACTCCGGCAGAGGGCCAAAACCGCCACagtgcagctgccaccaccctccccGGCAGTGGACGTAGCGCAGGACACTGTGGCAGTATCCCTGCACTGCCATCAGCATAGCGGGGGCTGTGGGAGGAGTCAACATTagccagctccctcctggcctttgctggcattgTGCCAGTAGACCACAGCCTGCACTTAGGACAGCCTTTTGACTGGCATAAGTGCGGTGAGGCCCATTTGGGCTACTTGGAGGCAGGAAGGCTTTTTGCTTTCCACACACCACCAGGAAGCTCCTTTGGCAGTGTCAGGGCAGCGGGGCTGCAGCATAGCAGTTGGGCATCCAGCCTGTGGATGAGGCTATACATGTGGTGGTAGTTTACACACCATACAATTTGACCATTATCTGAAGAGGGCATCCTTTAGAATACAAGAAAAACAAGGGGTAGTGCACTGTGAGGGCTGCTGTGACTTCTGGCTATACCATTTACCTGTAAATTTTGTCTGCATCTTCTCCATTATGTTGACTCCTCAGTGCTGGCTGCACCTAGGAATACACAAGCACAAAACAGCTGCACAATGAGAACAGTCCCCTTATAAAACCACTCGAACAGATCCTGTTAGCCAACCACATAATCTAATTTTGATCAGTGGTGTCTGAATGCAGATCAAAAATCCACAAAATAAGGCCATGGTTTGATAGATGGGATATTTCTGCGTTcgcccatgtttgcagaaaaatctaaaaatgatGTGGATGGGTGACAGGGGTTTAAACATtccaaacctttaaaaaaagaaactgcaaCTGTATGTTTGCAGCTGCTATTCTGGGAGCtgccaacctgaagttggcagccctagttcaCCTACTTAGCTATGGTTCtacaagtggttgtggtgggttttctgggctggggggctgtggtctggtggaacttgttcctaatgtttcgcctgcatctgtggctggcatcttcagaagtgtatcacagagagaagtctgtgataagagaagtctggacacagtgtataacagacttctctctgtgatacgcctctgaagatgccagccacagaaaggttaggaacaagatccaccagaccacggccacacagcccggaaaacccaccacgaccagttgaatccggctgtgaaacccTTTGACGGTTCTAGCAATGATTATGGTTGTTTAAAATTCCACTGCTTAGAGTGGTCCTCATACAGGTCTTTAAactgaggcccattatgcacagggAGCTTACCACAGCCAGAAGGAGTATTCACCACTCAGTGGCCACTTGCGCCCAAGTCACCAGCTgagtgatgggggcaaatgtctgttgcagcaaggtttcttgtatgCCTGTATTTCCTCAattcctgctttcactttctagtcttccCGTGACAagcgagaccacttgtagcacaaatttaatgTTGCTGCACCATCAGagtgggagattttccagtgagcactgGACCTCTTCCCACTGCCCACAACCAGCCTGCCTagttccacccttcccactcctcgcACTGCTTTCCATGCCTCCACCCTTGCCCTATTGTTGCTGGGTTCTTCttgcttctctaatgctcatttcaaTATATCAATGTGTCAATAGTTAACTTTTGCAAGGAACACCACAAGCAGGGTCTTGTTTCTGCCTCTGCCCTCCCTAATCatccagagggcttttaaaaaacttttttcagacaagcctcttttttatAACAAGCCTCTCTTCTACAACTGCTGTGATAGAGATGCTGGAGACATggggggtgtggggagaggaggggagaatatcagctctatagtattgggactactgagtgttatgaaaTCTGTGCCTAAGAgagacagagttaagagaaccaggaaacagatgcCTGTTGAAACTAACAGCaggggaggactgggctgcctcctcatgtgtaaaaaGAGAAACACAAGTTCAGCCCCACTATGAAGATAAaaggcccaaggtaagtgttccatgagtaatgggcctcCTATcagttctctgcagtttctcccagCTTCTGGTTTCCCTGAGGTCCCTGCTCTTCCTGGTAAGTCCAAGGGCGGGGCTGCTGGTTCTGGGGTGTCCCCCAGTCTTTGGTTGGGCATCTGTGAGAGGGAGGAGGTAGAGTGGACTGTTGGGTGCTGGGAGGCAGGATCAGATACGATCAGaaatcccctccctctcttccttgaaaaaaaatatcacCTAGTAGTTCAACAGatataataattcaaatattttatgtatattgcaatttatattgcaatttatattgcaattttgctATTGAGATTTCAGAGGGGAGTGTTCTTTTCACCAATCGGCATGGTGGACTCCAGTACACCGCCAAAATCTAATGTTCTCACCATAGCCCACCATTCATAATTCatcccacagacatttcctcccAGTCTGTTGATAACTGCAATGGCTTCTGGAAGTTACAGGACAAGGAAAATGGCCAATCTGCCACCTGGAGCCAAACATAATGTCATCAAATGCAATGAAAGACAACAATTTTGCAATGATTCTCTGTTTataacaatatatcaatattgCGCTATAATAACAAATAcagaagtaataacaaatctgaaaagattcTTTGCCTACTGATCCACCTTTTGGTGCACTCTTCCAATCCCCAATCCTCAGTGGCGTAGCGTATATGGGGAGGGtgatggaggcatggctgggcagtggagggggcattcctggggcattccagggcggagtGGGAGCGGGCagcgccgcagcaggggcacagggttcgtgcatgccccgggtgcagtttccctcgctctgcccctgccaatCCACCCTTTCCCCTTCAGGCTGCGATGCTGCTGATGTGCTCTGTTTAACAAAAACTGCTTAGTCTCACATCTGTCCAAGCAGACAGCACTAACAAAAATCTTTCTGTGCCCAAGTGCTACCCATCTGAGTCAGAAAACAGTTGGTGAGGGAAGAGGAAGTGAGTAAGGCAGAAAGAGGATGAAGGAGGCAGCCACAgtgaggggagaaggagagaagcgTGCATGGGGCTGTGAGGGAGTGGGAGGtatgaagctaggtaggctggtaATGGGGGgggatgtccagggcaaagctggcaAATCACCATTGCTCTGGCAATGAAGAAAATTAAACTTGCAGTTGGTCA contains these protein-coding regions:
- the LPXN gene encoding leupaxin → MDELDALLAELELTSQSLSEDDAKPKKVCFLLERENKDELASTAAQTTVIQNKKLITPETKKVADWPFSLSCNFQKPLQLSTDWEEMSVQPALRSQHNGEDADKIYSKVSTPQPLVSSSSSTSAAQQLDDLLACLGTMQPKTSDETEGPVESSSGEQNTTDTLDNMLQGLTQRLQDLGAAAVPKGNCASCHKPITGKVVTALGQTWHPEHFTCAHCRKEMGGQPFFERDSKAYCQDDYHQLFSPRCAYCTAPIQEKVLTAMDQTWHPEHFFCASCGKMFGNDGFHEKDGKPYCQRDYLTLFSPKCKGCDLPVLDRYLSALNAVWHPECFVCGDCLCSFSNGAFFELDGKPYCELHFHHHQGTVCQGCGKPIVGRCVSAMGNKFHPEHFVCAFCLTQLHNGIFQEQNDKAYCNTCFNKLFV